The following is a genomic window from Carassius gibelio isolate Cgi1373 ecotype wild population from Czech Republic chromosome B20, carGib1.2-hapl.c, whole genome shotgun sequence.
TTTTCCAGCAGCGCGTTTGTCTTTGCACGAAGTCTTTGACTGTTGATTCCGGACATTGTGCTGCTGCTCTACAGCACTAAACTCTTCAACACTCGTCTCGGTTTATTTCTTCCTAACATTATTTCATCTGTTCATCAGCTCGGCAGATCTCTGAATAATGGCTTTCCAGTATCTAAACGCCTATAAGGACGAATCAGTGGTGAGTGACTGAATAATAGAGAGAAAAAAGACATGAATGAATAGATGAAAGGATGAATGAatggctatctatctatctatctatctatctatctatctatctatctatctatctatctatctatctatctatctatctatctatctatctatctatctatctatctatcatacatTTAAGACCCATTtctcttatttatttactgtaaataagTAAGTTACTTATTTACTGTAAGAGAATGAAGTCTATGTTTcgagaataaatatatataaatatataaatattttttattcttgtaatatttcgattttaatctcgtaatatttagactttattctctaaacatttcgactttattctcataatgtttccactttattctcgtaatctatctatatatatatatatatatatatatatatatatatatatatatattttttttttttctcaatgttgCACTAAAAGCCGTCGTATGAATGCATATACTACGTTTGTAATCTATAAAACGGGTTTATGTTCTTGAAAGAAATTGAtgcttcataaaaaaataaaaaataaaaataaaatctaaatgctCCAAAAACTCTTCCTGTGGACGATTGGACGAAcaaacagatagtcccgccccTAAAGCCACCGCATTGGTTGAGTCCCTGTTCTCTTCCACCTGTACTATGATGTGATAGGGACCTCAGTGCTCATGTGATGCATGTGTATATGTGTTATCAGGTGGATGACTATCATGGCTGTAAAGTTCCTGATCCCTACAGCTGGCTGGAGGATCCTGACAGTGAAAAAACACAGGTGATCTCCACACGAGCACGTGAATTATGATTCTGTATAACTGAGATATTACTCATGTGTGATGTGTGATGTTTTTGTGTCTGTCAGGCGTTTGTGAACGCTCAGAATCAGCTGACCCTGCCGTTCCTGGAGCAGTGTGAGATCAGAGACATCTTTAAGAACCGTATGACTGAACTCTATGACTACCCCAAATACAGCTGCCCCTTCAAACGCGGGAACAGGTGAGATGTGAACAAATAACGAATGAAATTAATTGTTTAGAATGGGAGACCGTGCACTGcaacagaataaaatataaaatgctctccatgtttttgttttgtaattgtgAGCACATACACTTACAGTCAAATGTGTGGAATAGTTcagtttttgtatgtttttgaaagatttctgttATGTTTACCTAAGCTGcacttatttgatgaaaaaacagtaatattttctatttgaatatgttttaaaatgtaatttattcctgtgatgcaaagctgatttttcagcatcattacttcagtcttcagtgtcacatgatccttcagaaatcattctgatatgctgcttAGTTATcgattattattgatttttagcaatgttgaaaacatttgtactGTTTAATCATTTTCTTGgaaaaatttgatattttttttcaagattcttttatgaatcgaaagttcaaaagaatagcactattttgaaatataaatattttgtaacattataaatatctttactgtcattttagcTTATAtagctaaaatataaatattttattttattaattgtacatATCCCcaacttttaaatggtaatatatcacaatttccacaaaactgTTCAGCAGCACAAATCTTTTCaaaattgatgataatcagaaaatGTATCTTGATCAGTAAATCAACAtatcaatgatttctgaagatcatgtgacactaatgatgtggagtaatgatgctgaaaatacagctttgatcacagaaataaattaaattttcaatatattcacatagaaaacagttattttaaaagtgcaataatatttcacgacATTATGAAAATGAATGCATTCTCTGTGAGCAGGagagatgtctttcaaaaacataaaaaaaatgaaaaaactgtTGAAAGGAAGTGTATGTTCCCTGAAGTCCTGCCCTAATAAacccattttttgtttttttaaggtaTTTTCACTTTTACAACACTGGTCTGCAGAACCAGAGTGTTTTGTACATGCAGGAGAACCTCGAAGCTGAGCCCAGTGTGTTCCTGGACCCAAACACCTTCTCAGAGGACGGCACGGTCGCTTTACGAGGTGCTGGATGTTTCTGAGTTTGTCTGATGCAGTGTGTATCGCTGTATTGACCGTCAGCTAAGTCTCGTGGTTTAATCTCAGGTTATGCATTCTCTGAGGATGGCGAGTACCTGGCGTACGGCACCAGCACGAGCGGCTCTGACTGGGTTGAGATGCGCTTCTTGCGTGTGGATGGCGCCGTACTTCTGGAGGACCGACTGGAGAGGGTCAAATTCACCTGCATGTCCTGGACTCACGACGGAAAGGGACTCTTCTATAACTCTTATCCTGAGCAGGAGGGCAAGAGTGACGGTaaaaacacacactaacacacgtGGTGCACAAATTCACACATGCAGGTATAAGAGACAGTGTTAGGTATTTACATcctttttagtatttattaatatttaatattagcacgtatctttatattttcagttttcaatctCATTTTAAGCTTTGgtatttttatgtgtgtttgccaattttattaatattattttttaatttagtttttttttatatttctctttttgtagctttattttttataattatttgttttgtttgaatgttCTTAGCAATTTAACCTAACCTTTCAATCTAGTATttctatattataatttaattcagctttttaaatattatttcaatattatttcaatatttttaacaGCTAATGTTAtacattttctattcattttaatttgagtagTTTTAGCACTTTAACCTATATAATTTCCtatttttgtttaagtttttcacctaatatttatattgtattttattttaatcaccaaaaattgcttgatttttttaattgctttaatgGTAACAGTTAACAATAAGGTCCCATTTATTAACAGTAGTTCAAGCAAACTATCATTTGCTAACATTGAGCAATTACAtaattgttacagtatttatttctttgttaatattagttaataaaaatacaacagttcatCGTTATTTCATGTCAGCTCAGGTCCAGATTTATTAgtcatgtgcaaaaaaaaaatcctaagtaACAAATTATGCATTGAAATGCTTACAGTGAGGCAcaggtatttaaataataaatatttataaggtttttaaaaaataaataagaggtcttttataatgttaaaagatATAACTTTACTTTGATTGATGTACTCGCAtttactaagattaataaatgctttagaggTATTTTTCTTTGTCAGTTCACGTTAACTTATGTAGTTCTGCATTAGTTTCAACACCAGTAAGATATCTTGATagacttctgtctgtctgtctgtctctcaggcACTGAGACGTCCACTAACCTGCACCAGAAGCTGTACTATCATGTGTTGGGAACCCCTCAGTCCCAGGACGTCCTGTGTGCCGAATTTCCAGATCAACCGAAATGGATGAGTGGTGCTGAGGTAAGAcacacaggtaacacacacacagatggtgcTTCGTTTCTGATTGTGTTATGTGGTgaatgacgtgtgtgtgtgtgtgttttcaggtgtCTGATGACGGCCGTTATGTGCTGTTGTCCATCCGAGAGGGCTGTGACCCCGTCAACAGACTGTGGTTCTGTGACCTGAATGCCGTGCCGCAGGGAATCACTGGTACAGACACACAGAAACATTATTATTCAGATGAACATGCTGTCTTTCTGCTGACAGGATCTCATGTATATCTTAATGAGGACAGGTTTGTTGCCATGGGTGAAGCTGATTGATAACTTCGATGCGGAGTATGAATACGTCACAAATGAAGGAACCGTTTTCACTTTCAAAACCAACCTGGACGCTCCTCAATATCGACTCATTAACATCGACTTCGGCCAGCCGTCCATCAGCCAATGGAAAGAGCTGATTCCTCAACATGACAAAGATGTCATCGGTGAGCAGAGTTGAGATCACGTCAAATCTGAATTCACTGTGATTACTTTCTCAATGAATGTCCCTGGGTTTATTGTGCCTAATTCATTTGCAAGTTATTGCagtaaaaaattatcaaaattcGTGATCTCATAATCAAAACGTTATTAATTGTTCTCTTTTACATTATGgaatttaaatgtattgtaaattcagtttttttggttgtgtgttttttttttcaatttgttgaTTTAAAAAGAATAACATATAGTAATATAtggatataatataataaaatagttttattttttaatttaagatattttaagatatttaaaaaatatatgtttttggaAAGAAGACATGTATACTCACCAacgatacattttttaaaatccagtaaaaacagtaatattgtgaaatattattacaatttaaaataactattttctaaatAGTTCTAAATAGTAaaatttctattgtaatatattccaaaatcagtgtcacatgatcttcagaaatcattctgatattctaatttgctgctcattGGTCATTTgtactcaattattaataatggtccTCTCTAATATCAGTTTTTTCACATTTCTTTGATTACTGCAAAAATTCTGTTTGAATTATTGTGCAATTTGATCTAGAATTGATATCGACATTTGTAATGTCTTTAGTGTCAATTTTGTTTGCtcgaatgcattcttgctgaatacattttaattttactttttttttttttttacttaaccaatactttttatctatctatctatctatctatctatctatctatctatctatctatctaaattgGGCTTGatcttttatacttttaaataattcaaataaaaacaatttaaatattgcAAAAACTGAACCATATTTTCTCTTCTATTTCTCACATCTCTCTCTTCCAGTGTTTGCTACCTGCACACACTCCAGGTTCCTGTTTGTGTGTTTCCTCCATGACGTGAAGAACGTGCTGAAGATGTTCCATCTGTCCTCGGGGGAGGAGATACACACGTTTCCGCTCGATGTCGGCTCGATTGTGGGCTTCACTGGGAGGAAGAAAGACTCGGAGATCTTCTACAGCTTCACCTCGTTTCTCTCTCCAGGTCCGTCAAGATTCAGAAGCTTCTGAAATGAAGAACTTTgatccttaaagggacagttcgtaCAAAACGTTTTATTCTGTTAttgtttattcaccctcaagttgtttcttctgaaagaatatattttaaagaaggcTGGTAAACAGTTGACGCTAGCCATTGACTTgcacagtatgaaaaaaaaaaaaaaaaaagtgccatccactgtttggttaccaacaataTTCAATATcttctttgtgttcagcagataaaagaaactcatacagtttTGGACCAAcgtgagagtgaataaatgatgacaacattttaatttttgggtgtactatccctttaataactcGTATACAGCAGTCAGGTAATGTTGTGTTTTCCTGCAGCGATCATCTATCACTGCAATCTGACGAAAGAGCCGCTAGAGCCGCACATCTTCAGAGAGGTCACGGTGAAGGGCTTCAGTCCTGCTGACTATCAGACCACTCAGGTACAGCGAGATGCTCGCAGACGCTTCATCTGTCCATCTGCCGTACGATCGgcttcacttcctgtctgctTGTTTCTTACAGGTCTTCTATCCCAGTAAAGACGGCACCCAGATCCCAATGTTTATTGTCCATAAGAAAGGAATCAAGCTGGACGGTTCCCATCCTGCCTTCCTGTACGGATACGGAGGTttcaacatttccatcacaccCAGCTACAGGTgcaataaaaaccaaacacagaaACATCCGTCTGGTCACACACACTCCACTGATGCAGTGCTGTTCCTGTAAGcatctgtctctcgctctctgtgtTTCAGTGTCTCTCGGCTGATATTCGTCAGGCATCTGGGAGGGGTTTTAGCTGTTGCCAATATCAGAGGAGGTGGAGAATATGGAGAGACGTGGCATAAAGGCATGTGACTTTAATTCTGGAGCTTGTCAGGGATTGAGCTGCacagattttcataataaaatactAGCAAATTGTGTGCCATGTATTAATGGCTTCCATTTGATTTAAATAGTACAGTAGCTCAGGGGTAAGTACGATTTTTTGGTTTGATTTTgctttaaagaaattaacaccttttgtcagcaaggatgcattcactTGATGAAAAAAGTGAAATTGATTATACTTAAATGTTTCCATTTCCTTTCTGTCCATCACAAAATCCTGAGAATATGCATCAC
Proteins encoded in this region:
- the LOC127984181 gene encoding prolyl endopeptidase-like produces the protein MAFQYLNAYKDESVVDDYHGCKVPDPYSWLEDPDSEKTQAFVNAQNQLTLPFLEQCEIRDIFKNRMTELYDYPKYSCPFKRGNRYFHFYNTGLQNQSVLYMQENLEAEPSVFLDPNTFSEDGTVALRGYAFSEDGEYLAYGTSTSGSDWVEMRFLRVDGAVLLEDRLERVKFTCMSWTHDGKGLFYNSYPEQEGKSDGTETSTNLHQKLYYHVLGTPQSQDVLCAEFPDQPKWMSGAEVSDDGRYVLLSIREGCDPVNRLWFCDLNAVPQGITGLLPWVKLIDNFDAEYEYVTNEGTVFTFKTNLDAPQYRLINIDFGQPSISQWKELIPQHDKDVIVFATCTHSRFLFVCFLHDVKNVLKMFHLSSGEEIHTFPLDVGSIVGFTGRKKDSEIFYSFTSFLSPAIIYHCNLTKEPLEPHIFREVTVKGFSPADYQTTQVFYPSKDGTQIPMFIVHKKGIKLDGSHPAFLYGYGGFNISITPSYSVSRLIFVRHLGGVLAVANIRGGGEYGETWHKAGMLANKQNCFTDFQCAAEYLIKKGYTSSKKLTINGGSNGGLLVAACVNQRPDLFGCAVAQVGVMDMLKFHKYTIGHAWTTDFGCSEIKEQFDWLIKYSPLHNIRVPEADGVQYPAVLLLTGDHDDRVVPLHSLKYIATLQSVIGQWPGQSNPLFIYVDTKSGHGAGKPTSKVIQEVADTYAFIARCLNLSWIE